In Streptomyces violaceusniger Tu 4113, one DNA window encodes the following:
- a CDS encoding cupin domain-containing protein, protein MKAFRLDELEAERAANNGAYLQFLRERNMSVGLYALDAGQPDSQSPHNQDEVYLVVSGRASVTVGMETTQVARGSVVYVPAGAAHKFHHITEDLRVLVVFSPPEG, encoded by the coding sequence ATGAAGGCGTTCCGGCTGGATGAGCTGGAGGCGGAGCGGGCCGCGAACAACGGCGCGTATCTGCAGTTCCTGCGGGAGCGGAACATGTCCGTGGGGCTGTACGCGCTGGACGCGGGCCAGCCCGACTCACAGTCGCCGCACAACCAGGACGAGGTCTACCTGGTGGTGAGCGGCCGGGCGTCGGTCACGGTGGGAATGGAGACGACGCAGGTGGCGCGGGGCAGCGTGGTGTACGTACCGGCGGGCGCGGCGCACAAGTTCCACCACATCACCGAGGACCTGAGGGTGCTGGTGGTGTTCTCGCCTCCGGAGGGCTGA
- a CDS encoding DUF5326 family protein → MTTKGIFRGLPWWVTWIAIPVLILAVFGGLIMSVIGFLVSFVFKALLLVALIAGLVYVVRKFTA, encoded by the coding sequence GTGACCACGAAGGGGATATTCCGGGGCTTGCCGTGGTGGGTGACCTGGATCGCGATACCGGTCCTCATCCTCGCCGTGTTCGGCGGCCTGATCATGAGCGTGATCGGGTTTCTGGTGAGCTTTGTCTTCAAGGCGCTGCTGCTGGTGGCGCTGATCGCCGGGCTGGTCTATGTCGTACGGAAGTTCACCGCCTGA
- a CDS encoding serine hydrolase domain-containing protein: MTTRDADEFTEPLPATRRALLRRVAIGQTEGRAPSLVGAVMREGRLVWTGSRGGVDGSAPDADTQYRIGSLTKTFVAVLVLRLRDEGLLDLGDPLAKHLDVPQAEGATVAQLLSHTSGLAAEARGPWWERTPGALRPETADIFGERPLVHPAGRRHHYSNPGFALLGALVERVRGAPWGEVLAHEVLEPLGMGRTSLEPRAPHAGGWAVHPWADVLLPEPAEDTGRMGPAGQLWSTAGDLARFAAFLLDGDERVLGAESLAEMRAPAVAPEERDWDGGYGLGTQLVRHGGRFLHGHIGSMPGFLASLWVSAEDRLAGIALANTTAGPTIGAIAADLIGIVAEHEPRIPEPWRPLTDADPALLALTGPWYWGPRAYHLRLRADRGLELSPATQGGRASRFKAEPNGTWTGLDGYYAGETLRVVEGEGGAPAHLDLGTFVFTREPYAPDGVVPGGVDPEGWRAL, from the coding sequence ATGACCACACGCGACGCGGATGAGTTCACGGAACCGCTGCCCGCCACCCGCCGTGCCCTGCTGCGGCGCGTCGCCATCGGCCAGACCGAGGGCCGTGCCCCGTCCCTGGTGGGGGCCGTGATGCGGGAGGGGCGGCTGGTGTGGACGGGTTCGCGTGGCGGCGTGGACGGATCCGCACCGGACGCCGACACCCAGTACCGCATCGGCTCCTTGACCAAGACCTTCGTGGCGGTGCTGGTGCTGCGGCTGCGTGACGAGGGGCTGCTGGACCTCGGCGATCCGCTGGCCAAGCATCTGGACGTGCCGCAGGCCGAGGGCGCGACCGTGGCCCAGCTCCTCTCCCACACCTCGGGGCTCGCCGCCGAGGCCCGCGGCCCGTGGTGGGAGCGCACGCCCGGGGCGCTGCGGCCCGAGACGGCCGATATCTTCGGCGAGCGCCCGCTGGTCCACCCCGCGGGCCGCCGTCACCACTACTCCAACCCCGGTTTCGCGCTGCTCGGCGCGCTGGTCGAGCGGGTGCGCGGAGCGCCCTGGGGCGAGGTGCTGGCCCATGAGGTGCTGGAGCCGCTGGGGATGGGGCGTACGTCGCTGGAGCCGCGCGCCCCGCACGCCGGGGGCTGGGCCGTGCACCCCTGGGCGGATGTCCTGCTGCCCGAACCGGCCGAGGACACCGGACGGATGGGCCCGGCCGGGCAGCTCTGGTCGACCGCCGGGGATCTGGCCCGCTTCGCCGCCTTCCTGCTGGACGGGGACGAGCGGGTGCTCGGCGCGGAGTCGCTCGCCGAGATGCGGGCGCCCGCCGTCGCCCCCGAGGAGAGGGACTGGGACGGCGGCTACGGCCTGGGGACACAGCTCGTCCGCCACGGCGGGCGGTTCCTCCACGGCCACATCGGCTCCATGCCCGGCTTCCTGGCCTCGCTGTGGGTGAGCGCCGAGGACCGGCTGGCCGGGATCGCGCTGGCCAACACCACCGCGGGGCCCACGATCGGCGCCATCGCCGCCGACCTCATAGGGATCGTGGCCGAGCACGAGCCGCGTATCCCCGAGCCCTGGCGGCCGCTGACCGACGCCGATCCGGCGCTGCTGGCGCTGACCGGGCCCTGGTACTGGGGCCCTCGCGCCTACCACCTGCGGCTGCGCGCGGACCGCGGACTGGAGCTCTCCCCGGCCACCCAGGGAGGCCGGGCCTCCCGCTTCAAGGCCGAGCCGAATGGCACCTGGACGGGGCTCGACGGCTATTACGCGGGGGAGACGCTGCGGGTGGTCGAGGGGGAGGGCGGCGCCCCCGCCCATCTGGACCTGGGCACCTTCGTGTTCACCCGGGAGCCCTACGCCCCGGACGGCGTGGTGCCCGGCGGGGTGGACCCGGAGGGCTGGCGGGCGCTCTGA
- a CDS encoding YibE/F family protein, with the protein MTAIQQDHPPEQPRPSDQAHDHGHGHSHGHSHGHGPAAPVSARLRKIIAAVLIPFAVAVVAGLIVLWPGGTPDHKASGRSGLGFDQQTVAGRVVKVEELSCADVNAQPQAPTEPGQDSAAQNGAPGQGGKKSVCEKATIEVTSGKDKGRTFPEIVQPNASRQFSAGQELKLAYAPKAPKDLQYSVSDVDRSMPMALLAGLFALAVVVVGRLRGVFALVALAISFGVLTLFILPAILQGSNPLVVAVVGGSAIMLLALYMCHGLTARTSVAVLGTLVSLLLIGVLGSLFIAWASLTGNTDDQTGLVHGLYPNIEIRGLLLAGVIIGSLGVLDDVTVTQTSAVWELRAADPTVSRRRLYGAAMRIGRDHIASVVNTLVLAYAGASLPLLLLFSIADSGVGTVATSEIVAEEIVRTLVGSIGLVASVPVTTALAVLVVSADRAPAAEGGAERGADVGGAQGARTGRGGRGRRRRAKTR; encoded by the coding sequence GTGACCGCCATCCAGCAGGACCACCCGCCCGAGCAGCCCCGCCCCTCCGACCAGGCGCACGACCACGGCCACGGCCACTCCCACGGCCACTCCCACGGTCATGGCCCCGCCGCTCCCGTCTCCGCCCGCCTCCGCAAGATCATCGCGGCGGTGCTCATCCCCTTCGCCGTCGCCGTCGTCGCCGGTCTGATCGTGCTCTGGCCGGGCGGCACGCCCGACCACAAGGCGAGCGGCCGCAGCGGTCTCGGCTTCGACCAGCAGACCGTCGCCGGACGGGTGGTGAAGGTCGAGGAGCTGAGCTGCGCCGACGTCAACGCCCAGCCGCAGGCGCCCACCGAGCCCGGCCAGGACAGCGCCGCCCAGAACGGCGCCCCCGGGCAGGGCGGGAAGAAGAGTGTCTGCGAGAAGGCCACCATCGAGGTCACCTCGGGGAAGGACAAAGGCCGCACTTTTCCCGAAATAGTCCAGCCCAACGCCTCGCGTCAGTTCAGCGCCGGGCAGGAGCTGAAGCTGGCGTACGCCCCCAAGGCGCCCAAGGATCTGCAGTACTCGGTGTCCGACGTCGACCGGTCGATGCCGATGGCGCTGCTGGCGGGGCTGTTCGCGCTCGCCGTCGTGGTGGTGGGGCGGCTGCGCGGAGTGTTCGCGCTGGTGGCGCTGGCGATCAGCTTCGGGGTGTTGACGCTGTTCATCCTCCCGGCGATACTCCAGGGTTCCAATCCGCTGGTGGTCGCGGTCGTCGGGGGCAGCGCGATCATGCTTCTCGCGCTCTATATGTGCCATGGGCTCACGGCCCGTACATCGGTCGCCGTGCTCGGCACACTGGTGTCACTGCTGCTGATCGGGGTGCTGGGCTCGCTCTTCATCGCCTGGGCGAGCCTGACCGGCAATACGGACGACCAGACCGGGCTGGTGCACGGCCTCTATCCGAACATCGAGATACGCGGGCTGCTGCTGGCGGGCGTGATCATCGGCTCGCTGGGCGTGCTGGACGATGTGACGGTCACCCAGACCTCGGCGGTGTGGGAGCTGAGGGCCGCCGACCCGACCGTGTCCCGGCGCCGGCTCTACGGGGCGGCGATGCGGATCGGACGGGACCACATCGCCTCCGTCGTGAACACGCTGGTGCTGGCGTACGCGGGCGCGTCGCTTCCGCTGCTGCTGCTGTTCTCCATCGCGGACAGCGGTGTGGGCACGGTCGCCACGAGCGAGATCGTCGCGGAGGAGATCGTACGGACGCTGGTGGGCAGCATCGGGCTCGTCGCCTCGGTGCCGGTGACCACGGCGCTGGCCGTGCTCGTGGTCTCCGCTGACCGCGCCCCGGCGGCGGAGGGCGGCGCGGAGCGGGGGGCCGACGTGGGCGGCGCCCAGGGGGCCCGGACCGGCCGGGGCGGACGCGGGCGGCGGCGCCGGGCCAAGACGCGCTGA
- a CDS encoding low molecular weight protein-tyrosine-phosphatase — protein MRDPSPYRVCFVCTGNICRSPMAESVFRAHAAEAGLDGRVEVDSAGTGPWHEGDGADRRAIDVLTAHGYEQNHIARQFRADWFDHLDLVIALDSGHLHELRALAPTPHDAAKVRLLRSYDPEADQNALGGLDVPDPYFGGTDDFEECLEMIEAAGGGLLDAVTEALDAAGNTAEETPERAAQSAESKRSVSAADGPADDDPGKEPA, from the coding sequence ATGAGAGACCCGTCGCCCTACCGTGTCTGCTTTGTCTGCACCGGCAACATATGCCGCTCGCCGATGGCCGAATCCGTCTTCCGCGCCCATGCCGCGGAGGCCGGGCTGGACGGCCGTGTCGAGGTGGACAGTGCGGGCACCGGGCCCTGGCACGAGGGCGACGGGGCCGACCGCCGCGCCATCGACGTGCTCACCGCCCACGGCTATGAGCAGAATCACATCGCGCGGCAGTTCCGGGCCGACTGGTTCGATCACCTCGATCTGGTGATCGCCCTGGACAGCGGCCATCTGCATGAGCTGCGCGCGCTCGCGCCGACCCCGCACGACGCCGCGAAGGTACGGCTGCTGCGCAGCTACGACCCGGAAGCGGACCAGAACGCGCTGGGCGGCCTCGATGTACCCGACCCCTACTTCGGCGGGACGGACGACTTCGAGGAGTGCCTGGAGATGATCGAGGCCGCCGGCGGCGGGCTGCTGGACGCGGTCACCGAGGCCCTCGACGCCGCGGGGAACACCGCCGAAGAGACCCCGGAGAGGGCCGCCCAGAGCGCCGAGAGCAAGAGGAGCGTGTCGGCCGCCGATGGCCCTGCCGACGACGACCCGGGGAAGGAGCCCGCATGA
- a CDS encoding HAD family hydrolase, which translates to MTRLHLFDLDGTLIHGSAAAIEISRQLGLEREIAALERGFAGGEMTTAQFAERACALWEELTEDHVAAAFEGAPWLAGIREVWADIRARGERCAVISLSPGFFVSRLLEWGADATHGSAWPAVPFREPVDPAGILTPAAKVRIADELCAKFGLTRDHCVAYGDSLSDAELFTVVPVSVAVNADHHVSEIASHAYAGRDLREAYELLGNRT; encoded by the coding sequence ATGACCAGACTGCATCTGTTCGATCTGGACGGCACACTCATCCACGGCTCCGCCGCCGCGATCGAGATCTCCCGGCAGCTCGGTCTGGAGCGGGAGATCGCCGCGCTGGAGCGGGGGTTCGCGGGCGGGGAGATGACGACGGCCCAGTTCGCGGAGCGTGCCTGCGCGCTGTGGGAGGAGCTGACGGAGGACCATGTGGCGGCGGCGTTCGAAGGTGCGCCGTGGCTGGCGGGGATCCGTGAGGTGTGGGCGGACATCCGGGCGCGGGGCGAGCGCTGCGCGGTGATTTCGCTCTCGCCGGGGTTCTTCGTGTCGCGGCTGCTGGAGTGGGGCGCGGACGCCACCCACGGATCGGCCTGGCCCGCCGTGCCGTTCCGGGAGCCGGTGGATCCGGCCGGGATCCTGACCCCGGCCGCGAAGGTCCGGATCGCCGATGAACTCTGTGCGAAGTTCGGGTTGACCAGGGATCACTGTGTGGCCTACGGGGACTCGCTCTCGGACGCGGAGCTGTTCACGGTGGTGCCGGTCTCGGTCGCCGTGAACGCCGACCACCATGTGAGCGAAATCGCATCCCACGCCTATGCCGGTCGTGATCTCCGAGAGGCTTACGAATTGCTGGGTAACCGCACGTAA
- a CDS encoding GNAT family N-acetyltransferase produces MSDFEIRRATADDIPAIVAMLADDPLGAHRESLDDPAPYCAAFDRLDQDPQQRLVVAVRDGRTVGTLQLTVIPGLSRRGATRSIIEGVRIHSEERGGGLGTQLIEWAVEESRREGCALVQLTSDATRIDAHRFYERLGFEASHVGFKLPLA; encoded by the coding sequence ATGAGCGACTTCGAGATACGGCGCGCGACCGCCGACGACATCCCGGCGATCGTGGCCATGCTCGCGGACGACCCGCTCGGCGCCCACCGGGAGTCCCTGGACGACCCGGCCCCGTACTGTGCCGCCTTCGACCGGCTGGACCAGGATCCCCAGCAGCGGCTGGTCGTCGCGGTCCGGGACGGCCGCACCGTCGGCACGCTCCAGCTCACCGTGATCCCCGGGCTGTCGCGGCGCGGCGCCACCCGCTCGATCATCGAGGGGGTCCGGATCCACTCCGAGGAGCGGGGCGGCGGGCTCGGCACCCAACTGATCGAATGGGCCGTCGAGGAGTCGCGCCGCGAGGGGTGCGCCCTGGTGCAGCTCACCTCGGACGCGACCCGTATCGACGCCCACCGCTTCTACGAGCGGCTCGGCTTCGAGGCCAGCCACGTCGGCTTCAAGCTGCCGCTGGCCTGA
- a CDS encoding NUDIX domain-containing protein, which yields MTERPVVKRTARAILLDGEAAPRIILIKRTKPGQAPYWITPGGGMEPEDATVVEALHREVDEELGAKVTDVVPAFVDTVSHPDEGAEGADGAEGAQGAGGSGGSGGVKVQHFFVCRLASMDLTRRHGPEVDEPCGEYDVVSVPFTREGIASVGVVPPSLRAYLDANIEGVLALLADDLG from the coding sequence ATGACCGAACGACCTGTGGTCAAACGCACCGCTCGCGCCATTCTCCTCGACGGCGAGGCCGCGCCCCGGATAATCCTGATCAAGCGCACCAAGCCCGGCCAGGCGCCGTACTGGATCACGCCGGGCGGCGGGATGGAGCCCGAGGACGCGACCGTCGTCGAGGCCCTGCACCGCGAGGTGGACGAGGAGCTGGGGGCGAAGGTGACCGATGTGGTGCCCGCGTTCGTGGACACCGTCTCCCATCCCGATGAGGGCGCGGAGGGCGCGGACGGCGCCGAAGGCGCCCAGGGCGCTGGCGGCTCCGGCGGCTCCGGCGGAGTGAAGGTGCAGCACTTCTTCGTCTGCAGACTCGCCTCGATGGACCTCACCCGGCGGCACGGCCCGGAGGTGGACGAGCCGTGCGGGGAGTACGACGTGGTGAGCGTCCCGTTCACCCGCGAGGGGATCGCCTCGGTCGGGGTGGTGCCGCCCTCGCTGCGGGCCTACCTCGACGCCAACATCGAGGGCGTGCTGGCCCTGCTCGCGGACGACCTCGGCTAG
- a CDS encoding phage holin family protein yields the protein MKNFLVKTIANAGALGVAIWLLKGITLTGDNTGRQALTLILVALVFGVVNVVVKPIVKLLAFPLFILTLGLITLVINALMLLLTSWLAGKLDLSFHVDGFGTAVLGGLIVSIVAWALHVVLPDDKD from the coding sequence ATGAAGAATTTTCTCGTCAAGACGATCGCGAACGCCGGTGCCCTCGGCGTCGCCATCTGGCTACTCAAGGGCATCACGCTCACCGGTGACAACACCGGCCGCCAAGCGCTCACCCTCATTCTCGTCGCGCTGGTCTTCGGCGTGGTGAACGTGGTGGTCAAGCCGATCGTCAAGCTCCTGGCTTTTCCATTGTTCATCCTGACCCTCGGGCTGATCACGCTGGTGATCAACGCCCTGATGCTGCTGTTGACCTCCTGGCTGGCCGGAAAGCTGGATCTGAGCTTCCACGTCGACGGCTTCGGCACCGCGGTGCTCGGCGGCCTGATCGTCTCCATAGTCGCGTGGGCCCTGCACGTCGTGCTGCCCGATGACAAGGACTGA
- a CDS encoding LysR family transcriptional regulator, with translation MDLALLRTFVAVHRAGSFTRAAGLLGLSQPAVTGQIRTLERQLGRPLFLRTARGVVPTTVGDELAHKAAPHLDALVEITEAGLDDDRSALRTLHLAGPPEFTALRALPALTTLVTQGLAVRCAFGSTEELFEGLGAGHHDLVITTARPRGRLLTATPLCDEEHVLVAAPRWAARLGGPAVLQVKGVRALEALPVVEVHESLPLVTRYWSAVFDTRPVTAGTIIAPDLRAVLACVAEGAGLGVLPRYLCMDALDAGEIVALLNPPVPPLRTYFLVVRTGALALPHIARAHDWLLRAAVDW, from the coding sequence ATGGATCTGGCCCTCTTACGCACCTTTGTGGCGGTCCACCGCGCCGGGTCCTTCACCCGCGCCGCCGGGCTGCTCGGGCTCTCCCAGCCCGCCGTCACCGGCCAGATACGCACCCTGGAGCGGCAGCTGGGCCGCCCACTGTTCCTCCGTACGGCGCGCGGCGTCGTCCCCACCACCGTCGGGGACGAACTCGCCCACAAGGCCGCGCCGCATCTCGACGCCCTGGTGGAGATCACCGAGGCGGGTCTCGACGACGACCGCTCGGCGCTGCGCACCCTGCATCTCGCGGGCCCTCCGGAGTTCACCGCGCTGCGCGCCCTGCCCGCGCTGACCACCCTCGTCACCCAGGGCCTGGCGGTGCGCTGCGCCTTCGGCAGCACCGAGGAGCTGTTCGAGGGGCTCGGCGCCGGCCATCACGACCTGGTCATCACCACCGCCCGGCCGCGGGGCCGGCTGCTGACCGCCACCCCGCTGTGCGACGAGGAGCACGTGCTGGTCGCGGCCCCGCGCTGGGCCGCCCGGCTCGGCGGTCCCGCGGTGCTCCAGGTCAAGGGGGTACGCGCGCTGGAGGCGCTGCCCGTCGTCGAGGTGCACGAAAGCCTGCCGCTGGTCACCCGCTACTGGTCGGCCGTCTTCGACACCCGGCCGGTCACCGCCGGCACGATCATCGCGCCCGATCTGCGCGCGGTGCTCGCCTGCGTCGCGGAGGGCGCGGGGCTCGGCGTCCTGCCGCGCTATCTGTGCATGGACGCGCTGGACGCGGGGGAGATCGTGGCGCTGCTCAACCCGCCGGTGCCACCGCTGCGTACCTACTTCCTGGTGGTGCGGACGGGGGCGCTCGCGCTGCCGCATATCGCGCGGGCGCACGATTGGCTGTTGCGCGCGGCTGTCGATTGGTGA
- a CDS encoding cystathionine gamma-lyase → MTGDGTRAVRAGLPEAEAYEPTLPGPVFAAHYHLPGDPVGPYTYGRDANPTWSLLERAISELESPDTDAETVVFSSGMGAISAVLLSQLRQGDAAVLPSDGYQLLPALVERLEGYGVTVRTAPTGEDAQLAALDDRTKLLWLETPSNPGLDVCDIRRLAEAAHARGTLVAVDNTLATPLGQRPLELGADFAVASGTKALTGHGDVLLGYVTCRDPRLAAEVRAWRKTVGAIPGPMEAWLAHRSLATLQLRVDRQAATALALAEALRDRPEITGLRHPGLPTDPAHRLAAGQMRGGRFGCVVSFTLPDKACAERFLDALRLVDDATSFGGVRSTAERRGRWGGDAVPEGFIRFSVGAEDPDDLIADVLRALDAACAATGG, encoded by the coding sequence ATGACCGGCGATGGCACCCGCGCCGTACGGGCCGGACTGCCCGAGGCCGAGGCGTACGAGCCGACGCTGCCGGGTCCGGTCTTCGCCGCCCACTACCACCTCCCCGGCGACCCCGTCGGCCCCTACACCTACGGCCGGGACGCCAACCCCACCTGGTCCCTGCTGGAGCGGGCGATCAGCGAGCTGGAGTCACCGGACACCGACGCCGAGACGGTCGTCTTCTCCTCCGGTATGGGCGCGATCTCGGCCGTGCTGCTGTCCCAGCTCCGCCAGGGCGACGCGGCCGTACTGCCGTCGGACGGCTATCAGCTCCTCCCGGCGCTGGTCGAGCGGCTGGAGGGCTACGGGGTCACGGTGCGCACCGCCCCGACCGGCGAGGACGCCCAGCTCGCCGCCCTGGACGACCGGACGAAGCTGCTGTGGCTGGAAACCCCGTCCAATCCCGGACTGGACGTCTGCGACATCCGCCGGCTCGCCGAGGCCGCGCACGCCCGCGGCACGCTGGTCGCCGTCGACAACACCCTCGCCACCCCGCTCGGCCAGCGCCCGCTGGAGCTCGGCGCGGACTTCGCCGTGGCGAGCGGCACCAAGGCGCTCACCGGCCACGGAGATGTGCTGCTCGGCTATGTGACCTGCCGCGATCCGCGGCTCGCCGCGGAGGTACGGGCCTGGCGCAAGACCGTGGGCGCGATCCCCGGCCCCATGGAGGCATGGCTCGCCCACCGCTCCCTGGCCACCCTCCAGCTACGCGTCGACCGCCAGGCGGCGACCGCCCTGGCCCTCGCCGAGGCGCTGCGCGACCGCCCCGAGATCACCGGGCTGCGCCACCCCGGTCTGCCGACCGATCCCGCCCACCGGCTCGCGGCCGGGCAGATGCGCGGCGGGCGCTTCGGCTGTGTGGTCTCCTTCACCCTGCCGGACAAGGCGTGCGCGGAGCGCTTCCTGGACGCGCTGCGGCTGGTGGACGACGCCACCAGCTTCGGCGGTGTGCGCTCCACGGCGGAGCGGCGCGGGCGGTGGGGCGGCGACGCGGTGCCCGAGGGTTTCATCCGGTTCTCGGTGGGCGCGGAGGACCCGGACGATTTGATCGCCGATGTGCTGCGGGCGCTCGATGCGGCCTGCGCCGCGACGGGTGGCTGA
- a CDS encoding globin domain-containing protein — protein sequence MDAPTTTSSAGSDGSGGNSGDWGWFTPSRRPAEEQGAPDRQSDERAPSRPVNPIRPVGTGADRRTPVEPPPAPGPPGPGVSGPRPGDRRVDERRVDDRRVDERRAPGPATPGPTAPGREEHQRPDEAAPAPQDVRPGPDSPFAVPETASPDAILLRRTMAEVEPISDKVTSYFYALLFVQHPELRPLFPAAMDAQRDRLFKAILTAARLIDDPDILTDFLTRLGRGHRKYGTQPEHYPAVGECLIGALTRYAVTTWTDEAEAAWVRAYTAISQIMIDAAAEDELRAPAWWQAEVVGHEPRTHDIAVITVRPDQPYPFLAGQYTSVETPWWPRVWRHYSFASAPRSDGLLSFHVKAIPAGWVSSALVHRARPGDVIRLGPPAGSMTVDHSNDNGLLCLGGGTGIAPIKALVEDVADYGRHRPVEVFYGARNDHDLYDIDTMLRLAQKHPWLAVRPVVSDGPTNGLSGRLPDAVRQYGPWNAFDAYLSGPPGMIRSGVDALVGIGIPSHRIRHDSIEELAAAAE from the coding sequence ATGGACGCTCCGACCACCACATCGTCGGCCGGCAGCGACGGCTCCGGCGGAAACAGTGGCGACTGGGGCTGGTTCACCCCGAGCAGGCGACCGGCCGAGGAGCAGGGGGCCCCGGACCGGCAGAGCGATGAGCGTGCGCCCAGCCGCCCGGTGAATCCGATACGGCCGGTCGGCACCGGAGCCGACCGCCGTACGCCCGTGGAGCCGCCCCCCGCGCCCGGCCCACCCGGCCCAGGGGTATCCGGTCCGCGACCGGGCGACCGCCGGGTGGACGAGCGTCGGGTGGACGACCGCCGGGTGGACGAGCGCAGGGCCCCCGGCCCCGCGACCCCCGGCCCAACGGCCCCCGGACGCGAGGAGCATCAGCGTCCCGACGAGGCGGCCCCGGCCCCGCAGGACGTGCGGCCCGGCCCCGACTCGCCGTTCGCCGTCCCCGAGACCGCTTCGCCCGACGCGATCCTCCTGCGCCGCACGATGGCCGAGGTCGAGCCCATCAGCGACAAGGTCACCTCGTACTTCTACGCGCTGCTCTTCGTCCAGCACCCCGAGCTGCGGCCGCTCTTCCCCGCCGCCATGGACGCCCAGCGCGACCGGCTGTTCAAGGCGATACTGACCGCCGCCCGGCTCATCGACGACCCCGACATCCTCACCGACTTCCTCACCCGGCTCGGCCGCGGCCACCGCAAGTACGGCACCCAGCCCGAGCACTACCCCGCGGTCGGCGAATGCCTGATCGGCGCGCTCACCCGCTACGCGGTCACCACCTGGACCGACGAGGCCGAGGCCGCCTGGGTGCGTGCCTACACCGCGATCTCCCAGATCATGATCGACGCGGCGGCCGAGGACGAGCTGCGCGCCCCCGCGTGGTGGCAGGCCGAGGTGGTCGGGCATGAGCCGCGCACCCACGACATCGCCGTGATCACCGTCCGCCCGGACCAGCCGTACCCCTTTCTGGCGGGCCAGTACACCTCGGTGGAGACGCCCTGGTGGCCGCGGGTGTGGCGGCACTATTCGTTCGCCTCGGCGCCGCGCTCCGACGGGCTGCTCTCCTTCCATGTGAAGGCCATCCCGGCCGGATGGGTGTCCTCCGCGCTGGTGCACCGGGCCCGCCCCGGCGATGTGATCCGCCTCGGGCCCCCCGCCGGGTCCATGACGGTCGACCACTCCAACGACAACGGGCTGCTCTGCCTGGGCGGCGGCACGGGTATCGCCCCGATCAAGGCGCTGGTCGAGGACGTCGCCGACTACGGCCGCCACCGTCCGGTCGAGGTCTTCTACGGCGCCCGCAATGATCACGACCTGTACGACATCGACACCATGCTGCGGCTGGCGCAGAAGCATCCGTGGCTCGCGGTCCGCCCCGTCGTCTCCGACGGCCCGACCAACGGCCTCAGCGGCCGGCTGCCGGACGCCGTGCGGCAGTACGGCCCGTGGAACGCGTTCGACGCGTATCTTTCCGGTCCGCCCGGGATGATCCGCAGCGGTGTCGACGCCCTGGTGGGCATCGGCATTCCGTCCCACCGCATCCGGCACGACTCCATCGAGGAGCTCGCCGCGGCCGCGGAATAG
- a CDS encoding MarR family winged helix-turn-helix transcriptional regulator has protein sequence MPEKTHGAVAPPAGQALAQGWCALSSLHGRIETHIERALQAGHDLSVREFSVLNVLSGQHDGDGGHLQMKQLADSVVLSQSATTRLVTRLEDRGLLSRYICPSDRRGIYTNVSAEGLKLLEEARPTHDAALREALGDAARRPELAPLVAAVERLTATY, from the coding sequence ATGCCGGAGAAGACGCACGGCGCCGTCGCCCCGCCCGCGGGGCAGGCCCTCGCCCAGGGCTGGTGCGCCCTGTCCTCCCTGCACGGCCGGATAGAGACGCATATCGAGCGTGCGCTGCAGGCCGGGCACGATCTGAGCGTCCGCGAATTCTCCGTGCTCAACGTCCTCAGCGGACAGCACGACGGCGACGGCGGACATCTGCAGATGAAGCAGCTCGCCGACTCCGTCGTGCTCAGCCAGAGCGCCACGACCCGGCTGGTCACCCGGCTGGAGGACCGTGGGCTGCTCTCCCGCTACATCTGCCCAAGCGACCGCCGCGGCATCTACACCAACGTCAGCGCCGAGGGGCTCAAGCTCCTGGAGGAGGCGCGGCCGACGCATGACGCGGCGCTGCGCGAGGCCCTGGGCGACGCCGCCCGGCGGCCGGAGCTGGCCCCGCTGGTCGCCGCCGTCGAGAGGCTGACCGCCACGTACTGA
- a CDS encoding SsgA family sporulation/cell division regulator — MRDTVQAEVTMTFLVSQDLSFRIPVELSYDSSDPYAVEITFHLPGDAPVSWAFARELLLDGLSRPTGEGDVRIAPASPEGLSDVFIRLQVGCERALFRAGAAPLVAFLDRTDRVVPFGQEPAACDPVGDLDAELHRILAEDRFAG; from the coding sequence ATGCGTGACACAGTTCAGGCGGAAGTGACGATGACCTTCCTGGTCTCGCAGGATCTCTCCTTTCGGATCCCGGTCGAGCTGTCCTACGACAGCAGCGACCCCTATGCCGTCGAGATCACCTTTCATCTGCCCGGCGACGCGCCGGTGAGCTGGGCCTTCGCGCGGGAGCTGCTGCTGGATGGGCTGAGCAGACCCACCGGCGAGGGGGATGTGCGCATCGCTCCCGCCTCCCCCGAGGGGCTCTCGGACGTCTTCATCAGACTCCAAGTGGGCTGTGAACGGGCCCTGTTCCGGGCCGGGGCCGCGCCTCTGGTGGCCTTCCTCGATCGGACGGACCGGGTGGTGCCTTTCGGCCAGGAGCCGGCGGCCTGCGATCCGGTCGGCGATCTCGACGCCGAACTCCACCGCATCCTCGCCGAGGACCGGTTCGCGGGCTGA